From Streptomyces fungicidicus, one genomic window encodes:
- a CDS encoding suppressor of fused domain protein: protein MADVLPLVEARLRTSLGEPDARAAVTFLGTDRIEVLRFHEGDIVRYATLGMSAQPMADPTAVLADPVRGPRAELVLSVRAGAADTGKVLRPLAVLAASPQVEGVIVAPGASLDVGEPLWPGAPFTSVLVAEPGGLVEDLELDEPLDPVRFLPLLPMTPNEAAWKRVHGAQALQERWLNQGTDLRDPSRKSVPLE, encoded by the coding sequence ATGGCTGATGTTCTTCCTCTGGTCGAGGCCCGGTTGCGTACGTCACTGGGCGAACCGGACGCCCGCGCGGCGGTCACCTTCCTGGGCACGGACCGCATCGAGGTGCTGCGCTTCCACGAGGGCGACATCGTGCGCTACGCGACCCTCGGCATGTCCGCGCAGCCCATGGCCGACCCCACGGCCGTGCTGGCGGACCCGGTCAGGGGCCCGCGTGCCGAGCTGGTGCTGTCCGTCCGGGCCGGCGCCGCCGACACCGGCAAGGTGCTCCGCCCACTCGCCGTGCTGGCCGCGTCCCCGCAGGTCGAGGGCGTGATCGTGGCCCCCGGCGCGTCGCTCGACGTGGGTGAACCGCTGTGGCCCGGAGCCCCGTTCACCTCGGTGCTGGTCGCCGAGCCGGGCGGCCTGGTGGAGGACCTGGAGCTCGACGAGCCCCTGGACCCCGTACGGTTCCTGCCGCTGCTGCCGATGACCCCGAACGAGGCCGCCTGGAAGCGGGTGCACGGCGCCCAGGCCCTCCAGGAACGCTGGCTGAACCAGGGCACGGACCTCAGGGATCCGTCCCGGAAGTCCGTGCCGCTGGAGTGA
- a CDS encoding MFS transporter yields the protein MDDPTDPTGPRDPFDTGAGSILRQPKSVWATAGASVVAFMGIGLVDPILPSIAKGLDATAGQVSLLFTSYFLITALAMLVTGFVSSRIGGRKTLLLGLALVVVFAGLSGTSGSVGELVGFRAGWGLGNALFVSTALAVIVGAAAGGSAAAILLYESALGLGMACGPLLGALLGDASWRYPFFGTAALMAVGFLCIAAFLREQPKPARRTSLLDPVRALGHGGLASVAASAFFYNYTFFTVLAFTPFVLDMSPYRSGAVFFAWGLLLAVFSVLVAPRLQRRFGSLKVLGGSLVLLAADVLVLGYGDHTTAVVCTVLSGALIGVNNTVYTELALGVSDAPRPVASAGYNFVRWFAAAAAPYFAPKIEEWTDVRIPFVVAAVTALLGALVVVVRRRALAHEAEESQPRHATEDGVTVFAN from the coding sequence ATGGACGACCCCACCGACCCCACCGGCCCCCGCGACCCCTTCGACACGGGAGCGGGAAGCATCCTGCGGCAGCCGAAGTCCGTGTGGGCGACGGCCGGCGCCTCCGTCGTCGCCTTCATGGGGATCGGGCTCGTCGACCCGATCCTGCCCTCCATCGCCAAGGGCCTCGACGCCACCGCCGGGCAGGTCTCCCTGCTCTTCACCTCCTACTTCCTCATCACCGCGCTGGCGATGCTGGTGACGGGCTTCGTCTCCAGCCGCATCGGCGGACGGAAGACCCTGCTGCTCGGACTCGCGCTCGTCGTGGTCTTCGCCGGCCTGTCCGGCACCTCGGGATCGGTCGGCGAGCTGGTCGGCTTCCGGGCGGGCTGGGGCCTCGGCAACGCGCTGTTCGTCTCGACGGCCCTCGCGGTCATCGTCGGCGCGGCCGCCGGGGGCAGCGCGGCGGCCATCCTGCTGTACGAGTCCGCCCTGGGCCTCGGCATGGCCTGCGGGCCCCTGCTGGGCGCGCTGCTCGGCGACGCGAGCTGGCGCTACCCGTTCTTCGGCACGGCCGCCCTGATGGCGGTGGGCTTCCTGTGCATCGCGGCGTTCCTGAGGGAGCAGCCGAAGCCGGCCCGCAGGACCTCGCTGCTCGACCCGGTCAGGGCGCTCGGGCACGGCGGACTGGCCTCCGTCGCGGCCTCGGCGTTCTTCTACAACTACACGTTCTTCACCGTGCTGGCCTTCACGCCGTTCGTGCTGGACATGTCCCCGTACCGGTCGGGCGCGGTGTTCTTCGCCTGGGGACTGCTGCTCGCCGTCTTCTCGGTGCTCGTCGCCCCGCGGCTGCAGCGGCGGTTCGGCTCGCTGAAGGTGCTGGGCGGCTCGCTGGTGCTGCTCGCGGCGGACGTCCTCGTCCTCGGCTACGGCGACCACACCACGGCCGTCGTCTGCACCGTGCTGTCCGGCGCCCTCATCGGAGTGAACAACACGGTCTACACCGAGCTGGCCCTCGGGGTGTCGGACGCGCCGCGGCCGGTGGCGAGCGCCGGCTACAACTTCGTGCGGTGGTTCGCGGCGGCCGCCGCGCCCTACTTCGCCCCGAAGATCGAGGAGTGGACCGACGTCCGCATCCCGTTCGTGGTCGCGGCGGTCACGGCCCTGCTCGGCGCGCTGGTGGTCGTCGTACGGCGGCGGGCCCTGGCCCACGAGGCGGAGGAGTCGCAGCCGCGGCACGCCACCGAGGACGGCGTCACCGTTTTCGCCAACTGA
- a CDS encoding DUF6758 family protein gives MRGEPSCPKCGGRVRAPGLFSDAWQCDIHGTVHPLQPVIPPSVEALEVVVHRTKVPVWMPWPLPVGWLFTGVACAGDDRSGGRATAVACTGPGPLGGMGELILVAEELGVGLGARYAGVDGPDPGPYMDVEKPPQAKVLAAGRPTSLWHVSKTPDDRAVFAGEALGMWLWAVVWPEQSGLLMYDELVLADLRDAGAEVELVPCGALSPRLLEA, from the coding sequence ATGAGGGGCGAACCCAGTTGCCCGAAGTGTGGTGGCCGGGTCAGGGCTCCCGGCCTCTTCTCGGATGCCTGGCAGTGCGACATCCACGGCACCGTCCACCCGCTGCAGCCCGTGATACCGCCGAGCGTCGAGGCGCTGGAAGTGGTCGTGCACCGCACGAAGGTGCCGGTGTGGATGCCGTGGCCGCTGCCCGTGGGCTGGCTGTTCACGGGCGTGGCCTGCGCGGGCGACGACCGCAGCGGAGGCCGGGCGACCGCCGTCGCGTGCACCGGACCCGGACCGCTCGGCGGGATGGGCGAGCTCATCCTGGTCGCCGAGGAACTCGGAGTGGGCCTCGGCGCGCGGTACGCGGGCGTCGACGGCCCGGATCCGGGGCCGTACATGGACGTCGAGAAGCCGCCGCAGGCCAAGGTGCTGGCCGCGGGTCGGCCCACGTCGCTCTGGCACGTCTCCAAGACGCCGGACGACCGCGCCGTGTTCGCGGGCGAGGCGCTCGGGATGTGGTTGTGGGCGGTGGTCTGGCCGGAGCAGTCCGGGCTGCTGATGTACGACGAGCTGGTCCTCGCCGACCTGCGGGACGCGGGCGCCGAGGTGGAGCTGGTGCCCTGCGGCGCGCTGTCACCGCGCCTGCTGGAGGCGTAG
- a CDS encoding PHP domain-containing protein, with protein MRIDLHTHSTASDGTDTPAELVRKAAAAGLDVIALTDHDTTRGHAEALAALPEGLTLVPGAELSCRLDGISMHLLAYLFDSEEPALLAERELVRDDRVPRAQGMIVKLNALGVPVTWEQVARIAGDGSVGRPHVASALVELGVVPTVNDAFTQEWLADGGRAYMEKHETDPFEALRLVKGAGGVAVFAHPAASKRGRTVPESAIAELAEAGLDGIEVDHMDHEPGTRARLRGLAKDLGLLVTGSSDYHGSRKTCVLGEFMTDPEVYGEITRRATGAFPVPGAGGV; from the coding sequence GTGCGCATCGATCTGCACACCCACTCCACCGCGTCCGACGGCACGGACACGCCGGCCGAACTGGTCCGCAAGGCCGCCGCAGCCGGTCTCGACGTCATCGCGCTGACCGACCACGACACCACCCGCGGGCACGCCGAGGCGCTCGCCGCGCTCCCCGAGGGGCTCACGCTGGTTCCCGGAGCCGAGCTCTCCTGCCGCCTCGACGGCATCAGCATGCACCTGCTGGCCTACCTCTTCGACTCCGAGGAGCCCGCGCTGCTCGCCGAGCGCGAGCTGGTCAGGGACGACCGGGTGCCGCGGGCCCAGGGCATGATCGTCAAACTGAACGCGCTGGGCGTGCCGGTCACCTGGGAGCAGGTCGCCCGGATCGCCGGCGACGGCTCGGTGGGGCGCCCGCACGTGGCCAGCGCGCTGGTCGAACTGGGCGTCGTGCCGACGGTGAACGACGCGTTCACCCAGGAGTGGCTGGCCGACGGCGGCCGGGCGTACATGGAGAAGCACGAGACGGACCCCTTCGAGGCCCTGCGGCTGGTGAAGGGCGCGGGCGGTGTCGCCGTCTTCGCGCACCCCGCCGCGAGCAAGCGGGGCAGGACGGTGCCGGAGTCCGCGATCGCCGAGCTGGCCGAGGCCGGTCTCGACGGCATCGAGGTCGACCACATGGACCACGAACCCGGGACCAGGGCGCGCCTGCGCGGCCTCGCGAAGGACCTGGGGCTCCTGGTGACCGGCTCCAGCGACTACCACGGCAGCCGGAAGACCTGCGTCCTCGGCGAGTTCATGACGGACCCCGAGGTGTACGGCGAGATCACGCGCCGTGCGACCGGGGCGTTCCCGGTGCCGGGGGCCGGCGGAGTCTGA
- a CDS encoding MarC family protein: MLDVAVFGSLFLTLFVIMDPPGITPIFLALTAGRPAKMQKRMAFQAVCVAGGVITVFGLLGHQILAYLHVSVPALMIAGGLLLLLIALDLLTGKTDEPKQTKDVNVALVPLGMPLLAGPGAIVSVILAVQKADGVAGQVSVWSAILAIHVVLWLVMRYSLLIIRVIKDGGVVLVTRLAGMMLSAIAVQQIINGVTQVVRGG; encoded by the coding sequence ATGCTCGACGTCGCCGTCTTCGGCTCTCTCTTCCTCACCCTTTTTGTCATCATGGATCCCCCGGGGATCACCCCGATCTTCCTCGCGCTGACCGCGGGCCGGCCCGCCAAGATGCAGAAGCGGATGGCCTTCCAGGCGGTCTGCGTGGCCGGTGGCGTGATCACCGTGTTCGGCCTGCTCGGCCACCAGATCCTCGCCTATCTGCATGTGTCGGTGCCGGCGCTGATGATCGCGGGCGGGCTGCTGCTCCTGCTGATCGCGCTCGACCTGCTCACCGGCAAGACCGACGAGCCCAAGCAGACCAAGGACGTCAATGTGGCGCTGGTCCCGCTGGGCATGCCGCTGCTGGCCGGGCCCGGTGCGATCGTGTCGGTCATCCTCGCCGTGCAGAAGGCCGACGGCGTCGCCGGACAGGTCTCGGTGTGGTCGGCGATCCTCGCCATCCATGTCGTGCTGTGGCTGGTGATGCGGTACTCGCTGCTGATCATCCGGGTCATCAAGGACGGCGGCGTGGTCCTGGTGACGCGGCTGGCCGGCATGATGCTCTCCGCGATCGCCGTGCAGCAGATCATCAACGGCGTCACCCAGGTGGTCCGGGGCGGCTGA
- a CDS encoding NYN domain-containing protein has product MNEDLAALHARIDRTNELLQRMLAEVAKTPSTHAIFVDAGYLYAAAGRLVTGTEDRRAFDLDAEGLIDALIDRARTVFADSRLLRVYWYDGARRRIHTAEQQTIAELPDVKVRLGNLNANNQQKGVDSLIRTDLESLARYRAISDAALLGGDEDLVSAVEAAQGYGARVHLWGIEAPEGRNQAEPLLWEVDSQRTLDLDFFKPYVSRRTAPAYEAAAGRPTREDVRFVGAQIAAKWLAARGRDTLVELLPGHPYLPGSVDQDLLVEAEGMLQYSLRGQADLRRALRDGFWDHLQAQY; this is encoded by the coding sequence ATGAACGAAGACCTCGCGGCCCTGCACGCCCGTATCGACCGCACGAACGAGCTGCTCCAGCGCATGCTCGCCGAGGTGGCGAAGACGCCCTCGACGCACGCCATCTTCGTCGACGCGGGCTACCTGTACGCCGCCGCGGGACGGCTGGTCACCGGCACGGAGGACCGCCGGGCCTTCGACCTCGACGCCGAGGGACTCATCGACGCGCTCATCGACCGCGCCCGCACCGTCTTCGCGGACAGCAGGCTGCTGCGGGTCTACTGGTACGACGGCGCCAGGCGCCGCATCCACACCGCCGAACAGCAGACCATCGCCGAACTCCCGGACGTCAAGGTCCGCCTCGGCAACCTCAACGCCAACAACCAGCAGAAGGGCGTCGACTCCCTGATCCGCACCGATCTGGAGTCACTGGCCCGGTACCGGGCCATCAGCGACGCCGCCCTGCTCGGCGGCGACGAGGACCTGGTCTCCGCCGTCGAGGCGGCCCAGGGGTACGGCGCCCGCGTCCACCTCTGGGGCATCGAGGCCCCCGAGGGCCGCAACCAGGCCGAGCCGCTGCTCTGGGAGGTCGACAGCCAGCGCACCCTCGACCTGGACTTCTTCAAGCCGTACGTCTCCCGGCGCACGGCACCGGCGTACGAGGCCGCGGCGGGCCGGCCCACCCGGGAGGACGTCCGGTTCGTCGGCGCGCAGATCGCCGCGAAGTGGCTGGCCGCGCGGGGCCGGGACACGCTGGTGGAACTGCTCCCCGGCCACCCCTATCTGCCCGGCTCCGTCGACCAGGACCTGCTGGTGGAGGCGGAGGGCATGCTGCAGTACTCCCTGCGGGGCCAGGCCGACCTGCGCCGCGCCCTGCGCGACGGCTTCTGGGACCACCTGCAGGCGCAGTACTAG
- a CDS encoding alpha/beta fold hydrolase: MTSHSPATASPRTRRLRTSRGEFAVVDVSPAAGVAVRGVALLVPGYTGSKEDFTSVHGPLAARGYRTVAVDGRGQHESDGPADDEAAYAQDELARDVLAQADALGAPVHLVGHSLGGQIARAAVLLDHSPFRSLTLVSSGPARISVSQEQRVKLLRDALAVMSMAECWEAILAMGPPEEVGGPARGPGGQEFLRGRWLGTRPAQLLTTGRQLCTEPDRVAELAAVPLPFHVLSGERDDTWPVPDLDMMARRLRAHRTVVGGAEHSPAADRPGPTARALADFWDAPHPAGS; the protein is encoded by the coding sequence GTGACCAGCCACTCCCCCGCCACCGCGTCCCCCCGCACCCGCCGACTCCGCACCTCGCGCGGGGAGTTCGCCGTCGTGGACGTGTCACCGGCCGCCGGGGTCGCGGTGCGCGGGGTCGCGCTGCTGGTGCCCGGGTACACCGGCAGCAAGGAGGACTTCACCTCGGTGCACGGGCCGCTCGCCGCGCGCGGCTACCGCACCGTCGCCGTGGACGGGCGGGGGCAGCACGAGTCGGACGGGCCCGCCGACGACGAAGCCGCATACGCCCAGGACGAGTTGGCGCGGGACGTGCTCGCGCAGGCGGACGCGCTCGGGGCGCCCGTGCACCTCGTCGGGCACTCCCTCGGCGGCCAGATCGCACGCGCGGCCGTCCTCCTCGACCACTCCCCCTTCCGTTCGCTCACGCTCGTCTCCTCAGGGCCCGCGCGGATCTCCGTCTCCCAGGAGCAGCGGGTGAAGCTGCTGCGGGACGCGCTCGCGGTGATGTCGATGGCGGAGTGCTGGGAGGCCATCCTGGCCATGGGCCCGCCCGAGGAAGTGGGCGGCCCGGCACGCGGACCCGGCGGTCAGGAGTTTCTGCGGGGCCGCTGGCTGGGCACCAGGCCGGCGCAACTGCTCACCACCGGACGGCAGTTGTGCACGGAACCGGACCGGGTCGCCGAACTGGCCGCCGTACCGCTGCCGTTCCACGTCCTGTCCGGCGAGCGCGACGACACCTGGCCGGTGCCGGACCTCGACATGATGGCGCGGCGGCTGAGGGCGCACCGCACGGTCGTCGGCGGCGCCGAGCACTCACCGGCCGCCGACCGGCCGGGGCCCACCGCGCGGGCCCTCGCCGACTTCTGGGACGCCCCGCACCCCGCGGGGTCCTAG
- a CDS encoding DEAD/DEAH box helicase, translating into MTLPVALSGTDVIGQAKTGTGKTLGFGLPLLERVTVPADVEAGRARPEDLTDAPQALVVVPTRELCTQVTNDLLTAGKVRNVRVTAIYGGRAYEPQVEALKKGVDVVVGTPGRLLDLAGQKKLNLKHVKALVLDEADEMLDLGFLPDVEKIINFLPVKRQTMLFSATMPGAVIGLARRYMSQPTHIRATAPDDEGATVANTTQFVYRAHNMDKPEMVSRILQADGRGLVMVFCRTKRTAADLADQLKQRGFASGAVHGDLGQGAREQALRAFRNGKVDVLVCTDVAARGIDVEGVTHVINYQSPEDEKTYLHRIGRTGRAGAKGTAITLVDWDDIPRWQLINKALDLGFGNPPETYSTSPHLFSDLGIPEGTKGVLPRSERTRAGLDAEELEDLGEPGGRGPRGRGGRGGRDGSRTAERETSPRTPRRRRRTRGGASLDETSRQPAGPVAEGAGEAAADTADRSPRRRRRTRGGAPAGAAPAAVESAETAVATAEGTVVDAVEAPEKPRRRRTRRGAADEVAAVVGQGAAETPVAQETTVAVAAPVVTETAVVAEPEAPAAEPRRRRTRKTAATTAVETAEGTTEPTEATETKPRRTRKTAAKTEAAVEPVAESAEVAETKPRRTRKTAVKTAATAAVDTAEPVEAAEVKPRRTRKTAAKKAEAAVDTAEAAEAKPRRRTRKAAEADPTAEVVEIPVQTVEESEPVAAKPRRTRKTAVKKAEAAVDTAEAVEAKPRRTRKATAATAPAEEAEATPRRRTRKAAEIPAQAAQEPEAVEAKPRRARKTAAAAESAEG; encoded by the coding sequence ATGACGCTCCCCGTGGCCCTGTCGGGCACGGACGTCATCGGCCAGGCCAAGACCGGCACCGGCAAGACGCTCGGCTTCGGCCTTCCGCTCCTCGAGCGGGTCACCGTCCCCGCGGACGTCGAGGCGGGCCGCGCCAGGCCCGAGGACCTCACCGACGCGCCGCAGGCACTGGTCGTCGTCCCCACCCGCGAGCTGTGCACGCAGGTCACCAACGACCTGCTCACCGCCGGCAAGGTGCGCAATGTGCGCGTCACCGCCATCTACGGCGGCCGGGCCTACGAGCCGCAGGTCGAGGCGCTGAAGAAGGGCGTCGACGTGGTCGTCGGCACCCCGGGCCGGCTGCTCGACCTGGCCGGGCAGAAGAAGCTGAACCTGAAGCACGTGAAGGCGCTCGTCCTGGACGAGGCCGACGAGATGCTCGACCTGGGCTTCCTGCCCGACGTCGAGAAGATCATCAACTTCCTTCCGGTGAAGCGCCAGACCATGCTGTTCTCGGCCACCATGCCGGGCGCGGTGATCGGTCTCGCCCGGCGCTACATGTCGCAGCCCACGCACATCCGCGCCACCGCGCCGGACGACGAGGGCGCGACGGTTGCGAACACCACGCAGTTCGTGTACCGGGCGCACAACATGGACAAGCCCGAGATGGTCTCGCGGATACTGCAGGCCGACGGCCGGGGCCTGGTCATGGTCTTCTGCCGCACCAAGCGCACGGCCGCCGACCTCGCCGACCAGCTCAAGCAGCGCGGCTTCGCCTCCGGCGCGGTCCACGGCGACCTCGGCCAGGGCGCCCGTGAGCAGGCGCTGCGCGCGTTCCGCAACGGCAAGGTGGACGTGCTCGTCTGCACCGACGTCGCCGCCCGCGGCATCGACGTCGAGGGCGTGACCCACGTCATCAACTACCAGTCCCCCGAGGACGAGAAGACGTATCTGCACCGCATCGGCCGCACCGGCCGCGCGGGAGCGAAGGGTACGGCGATCACGCTGGTCGACTGGGACGACATCCCTCGCTGGCAGCTGATCAACAAGGCGCTGGACCTCGGCTTCGGCAACCCGCCGGAGACGTACTCCACCTCCCCGCACCTGTTCTCCGACCTCGGCATCCCCGAGGGCACCAAGGGCGTCCTGCCGCGCTCGGAGCGCACCCGCGCCGGGCTGGACGCGGAGGAGCTGGAGGACCTGGGCGAGCCGGGCGGACGCGGTCCGCGCGGACGCGGTGGCCGGGGCGGGCGCGACGGCTCCCGTACCGCCGAGCGCGAGACCTCGCCCCGTACGCCGCGGCGCCGTCGCCGCACGCGTGGCGGTGCGTCCCTGGACGAGACCTCGCGGCAGCCCGCGGGCCCGGTCGCCGAAGGCGCCGGCGAGGCGGCGGCCGACACTGCCGACCGCAGCCCGCGCCGCCGTCGCCGTACCCGCGGCGGAGCCCCGGCCGGGGCCGCGCCGGCCGCGGTGGAGTCGGCGGAGACCGCCGTCGCCACGGCGGAGGGCACGGTCGTGGACGCCGTCGAGGCTCCCGAGAAGCCGCGCCGCCGCCGGACCCGCAGGGGCGCGGCGGACGAGGTTGCGGCCGTCGTCGGCCAGGGGGCGGCTGAAACCCCGGTCGCGCAGGAGACCACGGTGGCCGTGGCGGCTCCGGTGGTGACGGAGACCGCGGTCGTCGCGGAGCCCGAGGCACCGGCCGCCGAACCGCGCCGCCGCCGCACCCGCAAGACCGCGGCGACCACGGCGGTGGAGACGGCCGAGGGCACCACCGAGCCGACCGAGGCGACGGAGACCAAACCGCGCCGCACCCGCAAGACGGCGGCGAAGACCGAGGCCGCTGTCGAGCCGGTGGCCGAGTCGGCCGAGGTGGCTGAGACCAAGCCGCGCCGCACCCGCAAGACCGCGGTGAAGACCGCTGCGACGGCGGCGGTCGACACTGCCGAGCCGGTCGAGGCCGCCGAGGTCAAGCCGCGTCGCACCCGCAAGACCGCGGCGAAGAAGGCCGAGGCTGCCGTGGACACGGCTGAGGCCGCCGAGGCCAAGCCGCGTCGCCGTACCCGCAAGGCCGCCGAGGCGGACCCGACGGCCGAGGTCGTCGAGATCCCGGTGCAGACGGTCGAGGAGTCCGAGCCCGTGGCGGCCAAGCCCCGGCGGACCCGCAAGACCGCGGTGAAGAAGGCCGAGGCTGCCGTGGACACCGCCGAGGCCGTCGAGGCGAAGCCCCGGCGGACCCGCAAGGCGACGGCGGCCACAGCGCCGGCCGAGGAGGCCGAGGCCACGCCGCGCCGCCGCACCCGCAAGGCCGCCGAGATCCCCGCGCAGGCCGCGCAGGAGCCGGAGGCCGTGGAGGCGAAGCCGCGCCGGGCCCGCAAGACGGCTGCCGCCGCGGAGTCCGCGGAAGGCTGA
- a CDS encoding ferritin-like domain-containing protein produces the protein MTSSDKPDNAADTSDTTAGHTGVAAMDWAAASADPQYRAAVVDLLGALAYGELAAFERLAEDAKLAPTLADKAELAKMASAEFHHFERLRDRLAGIGEEPTQAMEPFVAAYDGFHKQTAPSDWLEGLVKAYVGDSIASDFYREVAARLDSDTRALVLAVLDDTGHGGFAVEKVRAAIDADPRVGGRLALWARRLMGEALSQSQRVVADRDALSTMLVGGVADGFDLAEVGRMFSRITEAHTKRMAALGLAA, from the coding sequence ATGACGAGCTCTGACAAGCCTGACAACGCCGCGGACACCTCCGACACCACCGCCGGGCACACCGGCGTCGCCGCCATGGACTGGGCGGCCGCCTCCGCCGACCCCCAGTACCGTGCGGCTGTCGTGGACCTGCTCGGCGCGCTCGCCTACGGCGAGTTGGCGGCGTTCGAGCGGCTCGCGGAGGACGCCAAGCTGGCGCCCACCCTGGCGGACAAGGCGGAGCTGGCGAAGATGGCGTCGGCCGAGTTCCACCACTTCGAGCGGCTGCGCGACCGGCTCGCCGGCATCGGCGAGGAGCCGACGCAGGCGATGGAGCCGTTCGTCGCCGCCTACGACGGCTTCCACAAGCAGACGGCGCCCTCCGACTGGCTGGAAGGGCTGGTCAAGGCGTACGTCGGCGACTCCATCGCCAGTGACTTCTACCGCGAGGTCGCGGCCCGTCTGGACTCCGACACCCGCGCGCTGGTGCTGGCGGTGCTGGACGACACCGGGCACGGCGGCTTCGCCGTGGAGAAGGTGCGCGCGGCGATCGACGCGGACCCGCGGGTGGGCGGTCGGCTCGCGCTGTGGGCGCGGCGCCTGATGGGCGAGGCGCTGTCGCAGTCCCAGCGGGTGGTCGCCGACCGGGACGCCCTTTCGACCATGCTCGTCGGCGGCGTCGCGGACGGGTTCGACCTCGCCGAGGTCGGCAGGATGTTCTCCAGGATCACCGAGGCGCACACCAAGCGCATGGCGGCACTGGGCCTGGCGGCCTGA
- a CDS encoding DUF3107 domain-containing protein, with translation MEVKIGVQHAPREIVLESGQSAEEVERVVAEALAGKSQLLSLVDEHGRKILVPADRLAYIEIGEPAPRKVGFGAL, from the coding sequence GTGGAGGTCAAGATCGGCGTGCAGCACGCGCCCCGCGAGATCGTTCTGGAGAGCGGTCAGAGCGCCGAGGAGGTCGAGCGCGTGGTGGCCGAGGCGCTGGCCGGGAAGTCGCAGCTGCTGAGCCTCGTGGACGAGCACGGCCGCAAGATCCTGGTCCCGGCCGACCGGCTCGCCTACATCGAGATCGGCGAGCCGGCCCCGCGCAAGGTGGGCTTCGGCGCACTGTAG
- a CDS encoding TetR/AcrR family transcriptional regulator: MTAIEQTDAVRPRGTRLPRRARRNQLLGAAQEVFVAQGYHSAAMDDIAERAGVSKPVLYQHFPGKLDLYLALLDQHCEALIQSVRHALASTTDNKQRVRATMDAYFAYVEDDGGAFRLVFESDLTNEPAVRERVDKVTNECAEAICDVIAEDTGLSRAESTLLASGLGGLAQVVARSWLHSDRSVPRDQAVQLLTSLAWRGIAGFPLHGNEQQH; encoded by the coding sequence GTGACAGCCATCGAGCAGACAGACGCGGTACGCCCGAGGGGTACACGCCTGCCGCGCCGTGCCCGGCGGAACCAGTTGCTGGGCGCCGCCCAGGAGGTCTTCGTCGCGCAGGGCTACCACTCGGCCGCGATGGACGACATCGCCGAGCGCGCGGGCGTCAGCAAGCCGGTGCTCTACCAGCACTTCCCGGGCAAGCTCGATCTCTATCTCGCGCTGCTGGACCAGCACTGCGAGGCGCTCATCCAGTCGGTGCGCCACGCGCTGGCGTCGACGACGGACAACAAGCAGCGCGTCCGGGCGACGATGGACGCCTACTTCGCGTACGTCGAGGACGACGGCGGCGCCTTCCGCCTGGTCTTCGAGTCGGACCTGACGAACGAGCCCGCCGTGCGCGAGCGTGTCGACAAGGTCACCAACGAGTGCGCGGAGGCGATCTGCGACGTGATCGCCGAGGACACCGGGCTTTCGCGGGCGGAGTCGACGCTGCTCGCCTCCGGGCTCGGCGGACTCGCCCAGGTGGTGGCGCGGTCCTGGCTGCACAGCGACCGGAGCGTGCCGCGCGACCAGGCGGTGCAGCTGCTGACCTCGCTGGCCTGGCGGGGCATCGCCGGATTCCCGCTGCACGGCAACGAACAGCAGCACTGA